A part of Aegilops tauschii subsp. strangulata cultivar AL8/78 chromosome 2, Aet v6.0, whole genome shotgun sequence genomic DNA contains:
- the LOC109754189 gene encoding probable glucomannan 4-beta-mannosyltransferase 7 → MEAAEIGGALLFALAAAAALFAAVSTGAVDFSHPPAVGGRVDFQEAISWFIGVFDGSSSSSSAAGGVSLAEVYELWVRVRGRVIAPALQVAVWACMVMSVMLVVEALYNCVVSLGVKAVGWRPEWRFKWEPLAGDDEEKGGAHYPMVLVQIPMYNELEVYKLSIGAACELQWPKDRIIVQVLDDSTDPFIKNLVELECESWAVKGLNIKYATRSSRKGFKAGALKKGMECDYAKQCEYVAIFDADFQPEPDFLLRTVPFFVHNPEVALVQARWSFVNDTASLLTRVQKMFFDYHFKVEQEAGSATFSFFSFNGTAGVWRTAAIKEAGGWKDRTTVEDMDLAVRATLKGWKFVYVGDIRVKSELPSTYKAYCRQQFRWSCGGAHLFRKVAKDILTAKDVSLIKKFHMLYSFFLVRRVMAPTVACILYNIILPISVMIPELFLPVWGIAYIPTVLLVVTAIRHPKNLHILPFWILFESVMTMHRMRAALSGLFELSEFNEWVVTKKTGNNFEDNEVPLLQKTRKRLRDRVNFREIVFSAFLFFCASYNLVFPGKTSYYFNLYLQGLAFVCLGLNFTGTCSCCQ, encoded by the exons ATGGAGGCTGCAGAAATCGGCGGCGCTCTCCTGttcgccctcgccgccgccgcggccctcttcgccgccgtctccaccGGCGCCGTCGACTTCAGCCACCCGCCTGCCG TGGGCGGGCGGGTGGACTTCCAGGAGGCCATCTCGTGGTTCATCGGCGTCTTCGatggctcctcctcctcctcgtcggcgGCGGGGGGCGTGTCGCTGGCGGAGGTGTACGAGCTGTGGGTGCGGGTGCGGGGCCGGGTGATCGCGCCGGCGCTGCAGGTGGCCGTCTGGGCGTGCATGGTGATGTCGGTGATGCTGGTGGTGGAGGCCCTGTACAACTGCGTGGTCAGCCTCGGCGTCAAGGCCGTCGGCTGGCGCCCCGAGTGGCGGTTCAAGTGGGAGcccctcgccggcgacgacgaGGAGAAGGGGGGCGCCCACTACCCCATGGTCCTCGTGCAGATACCCATGTACAATGAGCTGGAG GTGTACAAGCTGTCGATAGGCGCGGCATGTGAGCTCCAGTGGCCAAAGGACAGGATAATCGTCCAAGTGCTGGACGACTCCACCGATCCGTTTATCAAG AACTTGGTGGAGCTTGAATGTGAAAGCTGGGCGGTCAAGGGTCTGAACATCAAGTATGCCACGAGAAGCAGCCGGAAGGGGTTTAAAGCAGGAGCCCTGAAGAAAGGAATGGAATGTGACTATGCCAAGCAGTGCGAATATGTTGCCATATTTGATGCTGATTTCCAGCCTGAACCAGACTTCCTTCTCAGAACAGTGCCGTTCTTCGTGCACAATCCAGAAGTTGCTCTTGTTCAAGCTCGGTGGTCGTTCG TGAATGACACCGCGAGCCTGTTGACAAGGGTACAAAAGATGTTCTTTGATTACCATTTCAAAGTTGAGCAAGAAGCAGGATCAGCAACCTTTTCCTTCTTCAGCTTCAATG GAACCGCTGGAGTGTGGCGTACAGCAGCCATCAAAGAGGCAGGAGGTTGGAAGGACCGCACTACAGTTGAAGACATGGACTTGGCAGTCCGAGCAACCCTAAAGGGTTGGAAATTTGTATATGTCGGGGATATCAGA GTTAAGAGTGAATTGCCATCTACTTACAAGGCCTACTGTCGACAGCAATTTCGGTGGTCCTGTGGTGGTGCACATTTATTCCGAAAAGTAGCAAAAGATATTTTGACTGCTAAG GATGTATCTCTCATCAAGAAGTTCCATATGCTCTATAGCTTCTTCTTGGTTCGGAGAGTCATGGCCCCTACTGTCGCGTGTATTCTCTACAATATCATACTTCCGATCTCAGTTATGATCCCAGAACTATTCCTACCAGTCTGGGGCATCGCATATATTCCCACAGTACTTTTAGTGGTCACAGCCATTAGACATCCAAA AAATTTGCACATTCTGCCATTTTGGATTTTGTTCGAGAGTGTGATGACAATGCATCGCATGAGAGCTGCCCTCTCTGGTCTATTCGAATTATCAGAGTTTAACGAGTGGGTCGTGACAAAGAAAACAGGGAACAATTTTGAAGATAATGAAGTTCCCTTGTTACAGAAAACAAGGAAAAGATTAAGAGACAG GGTTAATTTTCGCGAGATTGTATTTTCGGCGTTTCTTTTCTTCTGTGCATCGTACAACCTTGTATTCCCTGGCAAGACTAGCTACTATTTTAATCTCTATCTCCAAGGACTAGCATTTGTATGTCTAGGGCTAAACTTCACTGGCACTTGCAGTTGCTGTCAATGA